In Allomuricauda ruestringensis DSM 13258, the following proteins share a genomic window:
- the fabF gene encoding beta-ketoacyl-ACP synthase II — protein sequence MQLKRVVVTGMGALTPIGNNLEAYWEGLRTGKSGSAPITYFDTEKFKTKFACELKGYDPSDYFDRKEARKLDRFAQYALVSSDEAIADSGIDLNVVDKFRVGVVWGAGIGGLETFQNEVINYANGDGTPRFNPFFIPKMIADIAPGNISIKHGFMGPNYTTVSACASSANAMIDALNYIRLGHCDVIVTGGSEAAVTIAGMGGFNAMHALSTRNESPESASRPFDATRDGFVLGEGGGALILEEYEHAKARGAKIYAEVLGGGLSSDAYHMTAPHPEGIGVVKVMENCLMNAGMKPEDVDAINTHGTSTPLGDVAELKAISKVFGDHAKEININSTKSMTGHLLGAAGAIEAIASILAMENNLVPPTINHSVVDDQIDPSLNLTLNKAQEREVKVAMSNTFGFGGHNACVLFKKIG from the coding sequence ATGCAGTTAAAGCGAGTTGTGGTTACCGGAATGGGAGCGTTAACGCCCATAGGTAACAATTTGGAAGCTTATTGGGAAGGACTACGGACCGGTAAGAGCGGTTCTGCCCCCATTACTTATTTCGATACCGAAAAATTTAAAACAAAGTTTGCTTGCGAGCTTAAAGGGTATGATCCTTCAGATTATTTTGATAGGAAGGAAGCCAGGAAACTGGACAGGTTTGCCCAATATGCCTTGGTGTCCTCAGATGAGGCCATAGCGGATTCTGGAATCGACTTGAACGTTGTGGACAAGTTTAGGGTAGGCGTTGTATGGGGTGCGGGAATAGGAGGATTGGAAACTTTTCAAAATGAGGTGATCAACTACGCCAATGGCGATGGTACACCACGTTTCAATCCATTCTTTATCCCAAAAATGATTGCGGATATTGCGCCAGGCAACATTTCCATTAAACATGGATTTATGGGGCCTAACTATACCACGGTTTCTGCCTGTGCATCCTCGGCCAATGCCATGATCGATGCACTTAACTACATTAGGTTGGGACATTGCGATGTTATTGTTACTGGCGGTAGTGAAGCTGCCGTGACCATTGCAGGTATGGGCGGGTTTAACGCCATGCACGCACTTTCCACTAGAAACGAAAGCCCCGAATCCGCTTCCAGACCATTCGACGCTACGCGCGACGGATTTGTATTGGGAGAAGGCGGAGGAGCGCTTATACTGGAAGAGTATGAGCACGCCAAAGCTAGAGGAGCTAAAATATATGCAGAAGTATTGGGTGGGGGACTCTCCAGCGATGCTTACCACATGACCGCACCACATCCAGAAGGTATAGGAGTAGTAAAAGTGATGGAAAACTGCTTGATGAACGCAGGAATGAAACCAGAGGATGTAGACGCCATCAATACACACGGAACTTCTACACCCCTTGGGGATGTAGCCGAATTAAAAGCTATATCCAAAGTGTTTGGAGACCATGCCAAAGAGATCAATATCAACTCCACCAAGTCCATGACCGGACATTTGTTGGGTGCAGCAGGAGCCATTGAGGCCATTGCATCTATTTTGGCAATGGAAAATAATTTGGTTCCACCTACCATTAACCATAGTGTTGTGGATGATCAAATAGACCCTTCGCTCAACTTGACCTTGAACAAGGCCCAAGAACGAGAGGTAAAGGTTGCCATGAGCAATACATTTGGCTTTGGAGGACACAATGCATGTGTGTTATTCAAAAAAATAGGGTAG
- a CDS encoding acyl carrier protein, with amino-acid sequence MSDIASRVKAIIVDKLGVDENEVVAEASFTNDLGADSLDTVELIMEFEKEFDIQIPDDQAENIATVGQAISYIEEAK; translated from the coding sequence ATGTCAGACATTGCATCAAGAGTAAAGGCTATCATCGTTGATAAACTAGGTGTAGATGAAAATGAAGTAGTTGCAGAAGCTAGCTTTACCAACGACTTAGGAGCGGATTCCTTGGACACTGTTGAACTTATCATGGAGTTTGAGAAAGAATTTGATATTCAAATACCAGATGACCAAGCAGAGAATATTGCCACTGTTGGTCAGGCCATTAGCTACATCGAAGAAGCTAAGTAA
- a CDS encoding phosphoribosylglycinamide formyltransferase: MKRIVIFASGSGSNAENIISFFREKPEVAVVAVLTNKSSAKVLERCDRLGVPAFYFNKPAFKDSDAVVNILQGLNADLIVLAGFLWKIPSNLINAFPNKIINIHPALLPKYGGKGMYGERVHQAIKENKETETGITIHYVNENYDEGAIIFQAKTTVEPSDDAEVIAQKVHQLEYEHFPKVIEKVLS, from the coding sequence ATGAAACGAATTGTAATCTTTGCATCGGGCAGCGGGTCGAATGCAGAAAATATTATTTCCTTTTTTCGTGAAAAACCAGAAGTGGCCGTAGTTGCGGTGCTCACCAACAAAAGCTCGGCCAAGGTTCTTGAACGTTGCGACCGTCTTGGGGTGCCCGCTTTTTATTTTAATAAACCCGCTTTTAAAGATTCTGATGCGGTCGTGAATATTTTACAAGGACTTAATGCAGATTTAATTGTGCTTGCCGGTTTTCTTTGGAAGATTCCATCAAACCTTATTAATGCCTTCCCCAATAAAATCATTAACATTCACCCTGCCTTATTGCCCAAATATGGAGGAAAAGGTATGTATGGGGAAAGAGTGCATCAGGCCATAAAAGAAAACAAAGAGACCGAAACTGGCATTACCATACATTATGTAAACGAAAATTATGATGAGGGCGCCATCATCTTTCAAGCTAAAACCACAGTGGAACCTTCGGATGATGCAGAAGTTATTGCCCAAAAAGTACACCAATTGGAATACGAACATTTTCCTAAAGTGATTGAAAAAGTTTTATCCTAA
- a CDS encoding viroplasmin family protein encodes MAKKKKFYVVWKGKHPGIFESWTDCKAQIDGVKGAQYKSFTTFEEAKKAFNSNYLEYKGKSKGKKELSPEELLKIGDPNYNSIAVDAASSGNPGKMEYRGVDTKSKRVLFHQGPFEQGTSNVGEFLALVHGLAFLKQQKSDRILYSDSRIAIGWVRKKKCGTKLKKTVKNAQLFELIERAEEWLKKNRHTTPIVKWETKAWGEIPADFGRK; translated from the coding sequence ATGGCCAAGAAGAAAAAGTTTTATGTAGTCTGGAAGGGCAAACACCCCGGCATTTTTGAGTCCTGGACAGATTGCAAAGCCCAAATTGATGGGGTAAAAGGGGCACAGTACAAATCCTTCACCACTTTTGAAGAAGCCAAAAAAGCCTTCAACAGCAATTATTTGGAATATAAAGGCAAATCCAAGGGCAAAAAAGAACTTAGCCCGGAAGAATTGCTGAAAATCGGTGACCCCAATTACAACTCCATTGCCGTGGACGCAGCATCGAGCGGTAACCCGGGAAAAATGGAATATCGCGGCGTGGATACCAAAAGCAAGCGGGTTCTTTTTCACCAAGGCCCTTTTGAGCAGGGAACCAGCAACGTAGGAGAATTTTTGGCATTGGTGCATGGTCTTGCCTTTTTAAAACAACAAAAAAGTGACCGCATCCTTTATTCCGATTCCAGAATAGCAATAGGGTGGGTGCGAAAGAAAAAGTGCGGCACCAAGCTGAAAAAAACAGTCAAGAATGCCCAGCTCTTTGAATTAATCGAGCGTGCCGAGGAATGGCTCAAAAAAAATAGACACACTACTCCAATCGTAAAGTGGGAGACCAAGGCCTGGGGCGAAATTCCAGCCGATTTTGGCAGAAAGTAG
- a CDS encoding PfkB family carbohydrate kinase, whose protein sequence is MGKLLIVGTMAFDAIETPFGKTGRILGGAATFIGLAASQFKIDSAIVSVVGDDFPQSYMDILKNKDIDLSGVEVVKGGKTFFWEGKYHNDLNSRDTLATELNTLADFNPVVPNDYADADIVMLGNLHPNIQLSVINQMEKRPKLIVLDTMNFWMDNTWDELMAVISKIDVITINDEEARQMTNEYSLVKAAAKIQEMGPKYVVIKKGEHGALLFHKENIFFAPALPLEEVFDPTGAGDTFAGGFAGYLTEAENISFESMKNAIIHGSNLASFCVEKFGTERMVDLKKSEVDARLVQFKELTQFNIELT, encoded by the coding sequence ATGGGCAAATTACTGATCGTGGGAACCATGGCTTTCGATGCCATTGAAACACCGTTCGGGAAAACAGGTAGAATACTCGGGGGCGCCGCCACCTTTATCGGCTTGGCAGCTTCACAATTTAAAATAGACTCCGCAATCGTATCTGTGGTGGGAGATGACTTCCCTCAATCTTACATGGATATTTTAAAAAATAAGGACATCGACCTATCTGGGGTCGAGGTGGTAAAGGGTGGCAAAACCTTTTTTTGGGAAGGAAAGTATCATAACGACCTTAATTCACGAGACACTTTAGCTACCGAACTCAATACCTTGGCCGACTTTAATCCAGTGGTGCCCAATGATTATGCCGATGCTGATATCGTAATGTTGGGTAATCTCCACCCAAATATCCAGTTGAGTGTAATTAATCAGATGGAAAAACGACCAAAACTTATAGTTTTGGATACCATGAATTTTTGGATGGACAATACCTGGGATGAGTTGATGGCGGTAATCTCCAAAATCGATGTTATTACCATTAATGATGAAGAAGCAAGACAAATGACCAACGAATATTCCTTGGTCAAGGCTGCCGCAAAGATTCAGGAAATGGGTCCAAAATATGTGGTGATCAAAAAAGGGGAGCACGGAGCTCTTTTGTTCCATAAGGAAAATATTTTCTTTGCCCCTGCCCTTCCTTTGGAAGAGGTTTTTGACCCCACCGGAGCAGGAGACACCTTTGCCGGTGGTTTTGCAGGATATTTGACCGAGGCAGAAAACATTTCTTTTGAAAGTATGAAGAATGCCATTATCCATGGATCCAATTTAGCCTCGTTCTGCGTGGAAAAATTTGGCACGGAACGTATGGTGGATCTAAAAAAGAGCGAGGTAGACGCCCGCTTGGTACAGTTTAAAGAATTGACACAGTTCAATATTGAATTAACATAA
- a CDS encoding amidophosphoribosyltransferase, which yields MSDPIKHECGISLIRLLKPLEYYKEKYGTAFYGVNKMYLMMEKQHNRGQDGAGFASIKMDMEPGERYMSRVRSAQQQPIQDIFAQINNRINTALTEHPEYEDDVDWQKKNIPYIGELLMGHVRYGTFGKNSIENVHPFLRQNNWMHRNLIVAGNFNMTNVDELFQNLVELGQHPKEKADTVTVMEKIGHFLDDAVAKLYKQIKKEGYTKREASALIAERLNVGKILRKASKNWDGGYAMSGLIGHGDAFVMRDPAGIRPAYYYQDDEVVVVASERPVIQTVFNVNFDDVKELDPGHAIIIKKNGSMALKQILEPTERKACSFERIYFSRGSDKEIYQERKKLGKLVFPEILKSIDNDLENTVFSYIPNTAETSFFGMVKEAQNYLNKKKEEQILALGSKMTGKELHKILNIRPRIEKVAIKDAKLRTFITQDSSRDDLVTHVYDISYGSVKPTDNLVIIDDSIVRGTTLKRSILKILDRLSPKKIIVVSSAPQIRYPDCYGIDMARLEDFVAFKAALALHEEHGTTHRIKEIYEKCLTQTNPSNKNAVNYVQEFYAPFSAKQISKKIGEILSPEDINAEVEIIYQTIEGLHSACPKNLGDWYFTGNYPTPGGNRVVNKAFVNFFEGKNERAY from the coding sequence ATGAGTGATCCCATTAAGCACGAATGCGGAATATCGTTGATCCGTTTGCTTAAACCTCTGGAGTACTACAAAGAAAAGTACGGCACCGCTTTTTATGGTGTAAACAAAATGTACCTGATGATGGAAAAGCAGCACAACCGCGGACAAGATGGTGCCGGTTTTGCCAGCATTAAAATGGATATGGAGCCCGGGGAAAGGTACATGAGCCGCGTACGATCGGCCCAACAGCAGCCCATTCAGGATATTTTTGCCCAAATCAACAACCGTATCAACACGGCTTTGACCGAACATCCGGAGTACGAGGACGATGTGGACTGGCAAAAAAAGAACATTCCCTACATCGGAGAACTTTTAATGGGACACGTTCGTTACGGAACTTTTGGCAAGAACAGCATTGAGAATGTTCACCCATTTTTAAGGCAGAACAACTGGATGCACCGTAACCTTATTGTTGCCGGAAACTTTAACATGACGAATGTTGATGAACTCTTCCAAAACTTGGTGGAGCTGGGACAGCACCCCAAGGAAAAAGCCGATACCGTTACCGTAATGGAAAAAATTGGTCACTTTTTGGATGATGCCGTAGCCAAGCTCTACAAACAGATCAAGAAAGAAGGATACACCAAAAGAGAAGCGTCTGCACTAATTGCAGAACGCTTGAACGTAGGCAAGATTTTAAGGAAAGCATCCAAAAACTGGGATGGTGGATATGCCATGAGCGGGCTTATAGGCCATGGTGATGCCTTTGTAATGAGAGACCCTGCGGGAATACGCCCAGCTTATTACTACCAAGATGATGAAGTTGTGGTCGTGGCATCAGAACGTCCGGTAATACAAACTGTGTTCAACGTTAATTTTGATGATGTAAAAGAGTTGGACCCTGGGCATGCCATTATCATTAAAAAAAATGGTTCCATGGCGCTCAAACAAATTTTGGAGCCCACCGAACGGAAGGCCTGTTCTTTTGAGCGCATCTATTTCTCTCGTGGTAGCGACAAGGAAATCTATCAAGAAAGAAAAAAATTAGGGAAACTTGTCTTTCCAGAAATATTAAAGTCCATTGACAACGATTTGGAGAATACGGTTTTCTCGTATATCCCCAACACGGCAGAAACATCTTTCTTTGGAATGGTAAAAGAGGCCCAGAACTACCTCAACAAGAAAAAGGAGGAACAGATTTTGGCCTTGGGATCAAAAATGACCGGAAAAGAGCTTCATAAAATATTGAATATTAGGCCTCGAATAGAGAAGGTGGCCATTAAAGATGCGAAGCTCAGAACCTTTATCACCCAAGATAGCAGCAGGGATGATTTGGTGACACACGTTTATGATATTTCTTATGGTTCGGTAAAACCTACGGACAATCTGGTTATTATAGATGACAGTATTGTTCGTGGAACTACCTTAAAGCGAAGCATCCTCAAAATCTTGGACAGATTATCCCCAAAGAAAATAATAGTGGTGTCCTCTGCTCCGCAAATACGTTATCCGGATTGTTACGGTATTGATATGGCCCGATTGGAAGATTTTGTTGCCTTTAAAGCCGCATTGGCCCTTCATGAAGAACATGGCACTACCCATAGGATAAAGGAGATTTACGAAAAATGTCTCACACAGACCAATCCCTCAAATAAAAATGCGGTAAACTATGTACAGGAGTTCTACGCTCCGTTCTCCGCCAAACAGATTTCAAAGAAAATTGGTGAGATTTTGAGTCCAGAAGACATCAACGCAGAAGTCGAGATTATTTATCAGACCATAGAAGGCCTGCACAGCGCTTGCCCAAAAAATCTTGGTGACTGGTATTTTACGGGCAATTATCCAACTCCCGGAGGTAACAGGGTGGTCAACAAGGCTTTTGTCAACTTTTTCGAGGGCAAGAACGAAAGGGCTTATTAA
- a CDS encoding superoxide dismutase, with protein MAFELPKLPYAYDALEPHIDARTMEIHHTKHHNGYTTKLNGAIEGTDLEGKGIEDILSGLDMSNAAVRNNGGGFFNHNLFWEVMSPNGGGKPSGELASAIDEAFGSFDAFKEKFASAAATRFGSGWAWLCVHKGGKVEICSTPNQDNPIMPGVGCGGYPILGLDVWEHAYYLHYQNRRPEYISEFFSVINWDKVSENYAASK; from the coding sequence ATGGCTTTTGAATTACCTAAATTACCGTATGCATACGATGCATTGGAACCTCATATAGATGCTAGGACCATGGAAATCCACCATACCAAGCACCACAATGGCTACACCACTAAATTGAATGGTGCCATCGAAGGAACAGATTTGGAAGGAAAGGGAATCGAAGATATCCTTTCTGGTTTGGACATGTCCAACGCAGCAGTAAGAAACAACGGAGGGGGATTTTTTAACCACAACCTTTTTTGGGAAGTAATGTCGCCAAACGGAGGCGGAAAACCTTCAGGGGAATTGGCTTCTGCCATTGATGAGGCTTTTGGTTCTTTTGATGCCTTTAAGGAAAAATTTGCTTCAGCTGCAGCTACCCGATTTGGATCAGGTTGGGCATGGTTGTGCGTACACAAGGGAGGAAAAGTTGAAATTTGCTCCACTCCAAACCAAGACAACCCCATTATGCCAGGAGTAGGTTGTGGTGGTTACCCAATCTTGGGCTTGGATGTTTGGGAGCATGCCTACTATCTGCATTATCAAAATAGAAGACCAGAATATATCTCAGAGTTTTTCAGTGTTATCAACTGGGACAAAGTTTCTGAGAATTATGCAGCTAGTAAATAA